The Seriola aureovittata isolate HTS-2021-v1 ecotype China chromosome 8, ASM2101889v1, whole genome shotgun sequence genome contains the following window.
GGCAGGCAGCTTGAAGGATGTTCAGGCTGAAAGGCTTCAGATAACCTTCACTAGTAATCAAATAGTGGGCCGCGATGTGGTTGAGGATGCGCTGTCACTCTTTGTTCAAGTGGAGTTGATGAATTTGTCAGGTGGCTTCAGGGAACTAACTCAGCAgctgagacagagagcaggaatCCACACTACTCATCTCTATCTCACCAACATATCAATCAAATGGAAAGACTTAACTGACTGTGTAAATGTGATTCTGCAGACATCTATTACCCATCTGGCTGCCTCTGATGTGACATTGTACAATTTGCCTTATATAGACACTCCTGTGATCCAGACATCTCAAATGAAGTCCTTTTCAGCCAGAATGGTAGTGGTCACggcttttttcttctcacaggAGGCGGTATACAACTTTTTTATCAATTTGCCAGTGGAGACAGTGTCAATCACGGAGATTCCAATCATACACATGACATGCCCAAAGTCACAGAGTCCGATCCTTGAGCTGGACTTTTCCTATTGTTCTTTATCTGACTCCATCTTCTCCAGAGTGGAGCATCAAGAAATTCTTGAATGTGAGAATCTGGGTAATGTGAGGAAATTGATCCTGATCAATAACAATCTTAAAAGCCTTCAGTTGTTGAGCAAACGTGTGCAATACATGAAGTCCCTGCAACATCTGGCCCTCAGCCTCAACTCCCTGGTGTATGAAAGTCCGGAAGAGTGTGTCTGGCCACCGAACATCACCAATATGACTCTGGCTTCTAATGGTCTGACAgagtctgtttttaaatgtctgccAAAAGGAATAGAGACACTGGACCTTGAGAACAACCAGGTTTCTGTGGTACCATCATCGGTCTTGAAAATGGAAAACCTTTTATCTCTGAACCTGAATTCAAACAGACTGCGGGACCTGCCTGTATGTGATGGTTTCCCCATGCTGAGTGAGCTTATGCTTAAGTCAAATTCCCTCCATGCCCCATCTGTGAACAAGCTGGAGAGCTGCCCCAAACTGAAAACCCTGGATGTCAGTTCCAACCCTTTCACATGCACCTGCTCTCTGAGGAGTTTCATACGTCTTGCCACCAAATCTAAACAGAAGACCGGGAACACAGGACTAGAACTGGTGAGCTGGCCATTGAACTATTACTGCATCTACCCAGAAGATGTTAGAGACTCCACCTTGAACAGCATCTGGCTCCCAGAAGTGTCCTGTGATGTTGGCATTCTAGCGGCCACCATCCTGTGTCCAGCAGTGATAATGATTGTGGTAGTTTTGACCGTGTGTCACCGTTTGGATATACCTTGGTACATGGGTATGATCTGGCAGTGGGTCAGAGCCAAACATCGTGCCAGAATGCAACAAGTTCGACCCGAAGACCTGGTGGGTGTTGAGTTTCATGCTTTTGTGTCTTACAGCCAGCATGATGCCGACTGGGTGCACAACTCCCTTCTTCCCAACCTTGAAGGTCCTGCAGGAGGGTTCCAAATCAGCCACCATGAAAAGAACTTTGTGCCAG
Protein-coding sequences here:
- the tlr1 gene encoding toll-like receptor 1, yielding MRPMNAALWLAAMIVGLQQIASSPDVVVNLSSKNLSSVPRDLPQTVTNLDLSCNRIQQLHKGDFQNTTLLKSLNVSWNILEEIDPATFLNTPLLEELDLSHNRLKNLSGQQYLLHTGNLRMLNLSCNTFPSMTLGSAFSTLVKLQRLALGAKNISVGDFKNIAGMKLCTLTLCVGDELAYEAGSLKDVQAERLQITFTSNQIVGRDVVEDALSLFVQVELMNLSGGFRELTQQLRQRAGIHTTHLYLTNISIKWKDLTDCVNVILQTSITHLAASDVTLYNLPYIDTPVIQTSQMKSFSARMVVVTAFFFSQEAVYNFFINLPVETVSITEIPIIHMTCPKSQSPILELDFSYCSLSDSIFSRVEHQEILECENLGNVRKLILINNNLKSLQLLSKRVQYMKSLQHLALSLNSLVYESPEECVWPPNITNMTLASNGLTESVFKCLPKGIETLDLENNQVSVVPSSVLKMENLLSLNLNSNRLRDLPVCDGFPMLSELMLKSNSLHAPSVNKLESCPKLKTLDVSSNPFTCTCSLRSFIRLATKSKQKTGNTGLELVSWPLNYYCIYPEDVRDSTLNSIWLPEVSCDVGILAATILCPAVIMIVVVLTVCHRLDIPWYMGMIWQWVRAKHRARMQQVRPEDLVGVEFHAFVSYSQHDADWVHNSLLPNLEGPAGGFQISHHEKNFVPGKTIIENIIGCVEKSRRSVFVLSAHFVKSEWCHYELYFASHHRLARGSDSIVLVLLEPLPQYTIPSKYYQLKSMMGRHTYLEWPQDRAKHRLFWANLRAALQADLPNAPVTEIQG